The Chrysiogenia bacterium DNA window GAGAATCGTGGCTTCGGCCTCGCGCACGCCCAGGGCACTGCGCTCGTTTTCTTCGGACTGTTGCATGAGCATCTCCACCACGTCGGGGGAGTGATACATCTCGAGATTGGAGCGGCGCACGGCTTCGAGCTTGAGCTGTTCGGTCAGGCTGACGTTGAGGATACCGATGGCGAGCTGATTGGCGATGGCGCCCAGCAGGTCCATGTCCGCCTCGCCGAAGGCGTAGGTCTCGGCCTGGTTGTCCATGTAGATCGCGCCGCACACCCGGTTGCGATCCCACAGGGGCACGCACAGGGCGGAGCGGATATTGAAGGCGGCAATGGACTGCCCGGCCTCAAAACGCGGGTCGTACTTGGCATCGGAAGTCAGAATGCCGACTTTCTCGCCGATCACCTTGTTGAGAATGGTCCGGCTGACCTGCAGTTCTTCCTTGGCATTGGGGTCGCGGAAGTGACTGATCTTGAGCTCGGGCTTTTCCTCGGAGTCGAGCAGGAAAATGCCCGCGCGCTCGGCGTTGATGGCTTCGAACAGGAGCTGCGTGACCGAGCGGAGCAGATCGCTCAGATCGGTGGATGCATTGATCACGCGGCCAACCTGATAGAGCACATAGAAGTGGCGCTCGCGATCATAGCCGCCGCTGCCGATCGCTGCGCTGTCGACCGAGGCAAGATCGGCTTCGAGTTCCTGCAGGCTTTTGACGATTTCCTGGCTGCTGTCGGTGTTGCGAGGGCCGCCAGCGGGAGGTCCGGCGGGCGCTTGCGGCGCGGCCATGTTGCCGTCGGGATCGAAGAGGAAAGTATCCGCCCCCACGCCGATCGTGTCACCGGGGCGCAGCACCTGTTTGGAGATGCGCTGGCCATTGACGAAGGTGCCGTTCATTGAGTCGAGGTCGTAGAGAACCCACTGGCCGCTCTCCAGCTTGAGCTCGGCATGCTTGCGGGAGACCAGCGCATCGACGACTTCAATGTCGTTGCCCGGGACGCGACCCATGCGGATCAGGTCGCCACTCATTTCGATTGCAACGGGGGCCTGCCCCTCGTGCTGTCGGATCAGTCTTGCCATGACACTCCCAGCCCGGCGCACTGGCCGGTTTAATGACCCCGCGTTCTGAATGTGGGGAGAGTCTAACTGAGAAGCTGCGTGGCGACCAGCGCGGAACGATTACTCGCGGATGCGCGGCGAGCCGATGGTGCCCTGGATGAAGGCGCTCAGGCCGCCGTCGGGTTCGCGCTTGAACTGCGTCGCGAGAATGGCGTCGTAGCCGGCCTTGAAAGTGCCGTGGGTGGTCAGGTGAATGCGCAGATTCGGGCGCGAGCGCTCGAAGGGGGCCACCACGTCGATGGTTCCGCTGAGCTCCACATCGAT harbors:
- a CDS encoding FHA domain-containing protein — encoded protein: MARLIRQHEGQAPVAIEMSGDLIRMGRVPGNDIEVVDALVSRKHAELKLESGQWVLYDLDSMNGTFVNGQRISKQVLRPGDTIGVGADTFLFDPDGNMAAPQAPAGPPAGGPRNTDSSQEIVKSLQELEADLASVDSAAIGSGGYDRERHFYVLYQVGRVINASTDLSDLLRSVTQLLFEAINAERAGIFLLDSEEKPELKISHFRDPNAKEELQVSRTILNKVIGEKVGILTSDAKYDPRFEAGQSIAAFNIRSALCVPLWDRNRVCGAIYMDNQAETYAFGEADMDLLGAIANQLAIGILNVSLTEQLKLEAVRRSNLEMYHSPDVVEMLMQQSEENERSALGVREAEATILFSDICGFTSMSTRFSASDIAFILNGYFEEMTRVIFRHKGSVNKFIGDAIMAIYGAPVQHQNDAALAVQSAIEQIQALQDYLTKLDESKHFKIRIGINTGPVVVGNIGSSTRLEYTVLGDTVNTAQRLESVAPQNGLLIGERTKQLVEGLFKTKDVGLLKLKGKDPTRAYEVLF